The following proteins come from a genomic window of Gimesia chilikensis:
- a CDS encoding fatty acid desaturase family protein, producing the protein MSVTLFTAKEIEDLETKSTTPRFSHSLFGSIAIMALAFQWPSPAWYFQVGWTIIAAYSMFCWSSCFHETSHQGICGKTWVSVWLGRAIGTGLLVSYTAYREAHIRHHAYLNKPGDWELWPYSDPTTSLTFRRIFCWLEFPFGFFTSPFVYSRLCFSKNTPVKNPKVIRTMRLEYAAMAVFWAAVLGTIAWFSLWRPFIVAWVIPHWVASVIQTFRKFTEHLGMKSYDPLLGTRTVIGNGLITRICTYINFDIFVHGPHHRHPKIAHNKLVEKMDNYQQDNPDTKYPVFTTYMSAIKHTLPALWKPGVGMNVGAPAPKKEKWLGADNFVTDVAREILSDRDVSKVHRAS; encoded by the coding sequence ATGTCAGTGACCCTTTTCACTGCTAAAGAGATCGAAGATCTCGAAACAAAATCGACAACTCCCCGTTTTTCACATTCACTGTTCGGATCCATCGCGATCATGGCGCTGGCATTCCAATGGCCCTCCCCTGCCTGGTACTTCCAGGTCGGCTGGACGATCATTGCTGCCTACAGCATGTTCTGCTGGTCGAGCTGTTTCCATGAAACATCTCACCAGGGAATCTGTGGTAAGACCTGGGTCAGCGTCTGGCTGGGCCGCGCGATCGGCACCGGACTGTTGGTCTCTTATACCGCTTATCGGGAAGCCCATATCCGTCATCACGCTTATCTGAATAAGCCCGGTGACTGGGAATTGTGGCCGTACTCCGATCCTACAACGTCTCTGACATTCCGACGTATCTTCTGCTGGCTGGAGTTCCCTTTCGGATTCTTCACGTCACCTTTCGTCTACAGTCGGCTCTGTTTCAGCAAAAACACTCCGGTTAAAAACCCCAAGGTCATTCGCACCATGCGTCTGGAATACGCGGCGATGGCTGTGTTCTGGGCTGCCGTCCTGGGAACCATTGCCTGGTTCTCGCTCTGGCGTCCGTTCATCGTAGCCTGGGTCATTCCTCACTGGGTGGCCAGTGTGATTCAGACCTTCCGCAAATTCACCGAACACCTGGGAATGAAGAGTTACGATCCGCTGCTCGGCACCCGGACCGTGATTGGCAATGGTCTGATCACCCGGATCTGCACTTACATTAACTTTGACATCTTCGTTCACGGGCCGCACCATCGGCATCCCAAGATTGCCCACAACAAGCTGGTTGAAAAAATGGACAACTATCAGCAGGACAATCCCGATACGAAGTACCCGGTATTTACGACTTACATGTCAGCCATCAAGCATACCCTCCCCGCCCTCTGGAAACCGGGCGTCGGTATGAATGTGGGTGCTCCCGCACCGAAGAAAGAAAAATGGCTGGGCGCAGACAACTTTGTCACCGATGTCGCACGCGAGATTCTCTCCGACCGCGATGTCTCCAAAGTACACCGCGCATCGTAG